The sequence ACCTGTATGACACTTGGTATGGTAAAAAAAGAACAGGCAGCACAATTAAAAGAAGCAGGCTTAGATTTTTATAATCATAATATTGACTCCTCAGAAGAATTTTATGAAAAAATTATCAGTACTAGAAAATACCAAGATAGGTTAGATACATTAGAAAATATAGCAGCAAATGATATCAATATTTGCTCTGGAGGTATTTTAGGTATGGGTGAATCAAGGTTGGATCGTGCGAAAATGCTTTTAACACTGAACAAATTAAGAAAATCACCCAAATCAATTCCTATAAATATGCTAGAAACGGTTAAAGGAACACCCCTTGAAAACCAAAAACAATTTGATATTTTTGAATTTATCAAAACCATTGCTATTGCAAGGATTATCTTTCCTAAGTCTTTTGTGCGTTTATCTGCTGGAAGACAAAATATGAGCAAAGAAGCGCAAAGCATGTGTTTTTTTGCTGGTGCAAATTCTATCTTTTACGGCGAAAAACTTTTGACTCAAGGCAATCCTCTTGAAAACCAAGATTTAGAATTATTAGAAAAATTAGGCATCAAAGCTAGTTAATATTGGCAGTTATCACAAATTATCTTTACTATAGAAATAATTCTGCTGAAATTTTCACATTGCATACTTTTCTAATTAGCATCAATCTAGTCCTGTGCAAGACAAAAACCTATGTAAAATTCAAGTGAGTGAGCTTTGATAAATGTTTCTGATTAAGCTAAAACGCTATAAGTGTTTATGCTACATAGTATTTGAGCAATAATTTTTATATTAATATATTTAAGTAAAATAAAGCCAGTATCTCCCATACAGATACAACAACTATTCTCATATAAGGCTTTCATTTAATGTCATTACTACACTATTTTATTCTGCAGAATTTGGGGCAAGTAACACTAATTACTCTAGAATTAAAACTATATCAAAAAAATCATTTGCCCAAAAAATAAGTTATAAAGCAATACAAATGATATCAAACAACAATCCATGCAAAGCTTATCTGCTCTTCAAAATATCTATTTAATTACTAAACATGTTTGATATTATGTTACATTTTGTCTTAGTTATTTAAATATCTTTAGGGATAAAGCACCTGAAATAATTAATATTATCGCAGTTAAGATATAATAGTTAA is a genomic window of Alphaproteobacteria bacterium containing:
- the bioB gene encoding biotin synthase BioB — encoded protein: MAKEIVNFEIGAERKNWTEEEVISLYELPYNDLLHYAHQTHRANFDANQVQISTLLSIKTGGCPENCSYCPQSAHYDTGLEKESLLDVEKITAAAKQAKEAGASRFCMGAAWRELHDRDVEKICKIVTEVKKVGVETCMTLGMVKKEQAAQLKEAGLDFYNHNIDSSEEFYEKIISTRKYQDRLDTLENIAANDINICSGGILGMGESRLDRAKMLLTLNKLRKSPKSIPINMLETVKGTPLENQKQFDIFEFIKTIAIARIIFPKSFVRLSAGRQNMSKEAQSMCFFAGANSIFYGEKLLTQGNPLENQDLELLEKLGIKAS